The following proteins are co-located in the Barnesiella propionica genome:
- a CDS encoding efflux RND transporter permease subunit — translation MNISELSIRRPVLATVLTLVILLFGFIGYNYLGVREYPSVDNPIISVVCSYPGANADVIENQITEPLEQNINGIPGIRSLSSVSRQGQSRITVEFELSTDLETAANDVRDKVSRAQRYLPRDCDPPTVSKADADASPILMVSIQSDKRSLLEISEIADLTVKEQLQTISNVSSVEIWGEKRFSMRLWLDPVKMAGCGITPVDVKNAIDKENVELPSGSIEGNTTELTIRTLGLMHTADEFNNLIIKEDGNQVIRFRDIGRAEVGPQDTRSYMKMNGVPMVGVVVIPQPGANHIEIADAVYARMEQMQKDLPDDVKTGYGFDNTKFIRASIKEVKDTVYEAFILVIIIIFLFLRDWRVTLVPCIVIPVSLIGSFFVMYLAGFSINVLSMLAVVLAVGLVVDDAIVMTENIYIRIEKGMKPKEAGIEGAKEIFFAVISTSITLVAVFFPIVFMEGMTGRLFREFSIVISGAVIISTFAALTFTPMLATKLLVRREKHNWFYRKTEPFFEGMNRHYKNSLKFFLRHRIWALIFIGFVLTAIGWLWFNIPAEMAPLEDRSSITINTRGAEGITYEYIRDYTEDLNRMVDSMVPEAKSITARVSSGSGNVRIFLKDMNERERSQMEIAEELSGAVRKKTMARAFVQQQSTFGGRRGSMPIQYVLQATTIDKLQQVLPVFMSKVNDNPTFQMADVDLKFSKPEARIEINRDKASIMGVSTRNIAQTLQYGLSGQRMGYFYMNGKQYEILGEINRQQRNKPSDLKSIYVRSDNGEMIQLDNLINMSEGIAPPQLYRYNRFVSATISAGLAEGKTIGQGLEEMDKIAKETLDDTFRTALAGDSKEFRESSSSLLFAFILAIVLIYLILAAQFESFKDPLVIMLTVPLAIAGALIFMYYNDQTMNIYSQIGIIMLIGLVAKNGILIVEFANQKQEAGEDKKNAILDASQQWLRPILMTSASTVLGLLPLIYATGEGANGRMAMGIAVVGGMLVSTLLTLYIVPAIYSYISTNRKNK, via the coding sequence ATACAACTATCTGGGCGTAAGAGAATATCCTTCAGTAGATAATCCTATCATATCTGTCGTATGTTCCTATCCCGGAGCAAACGCAGATGTTATCGAGAACCAGATAACGGAACCTTTGGAACAAAATATCAACGGTATTCCGGGTATACGTTCGCTTTCCAGTGTAAGCCGGCAAGGACAAAGCCGTATCACCGTAGAATTCGAATTATCCACCGACCTGGAAACGGCAGCCAATGATGTACGTGACAAAGTATCGCGCGCCCAGCGCTATTTGCCCCGCGACTGTGATCCGCCCACCGTATCAAAAGCAGATGCGGACGCTTCACCTATTCTCATGGTATCTATACAAAGTGATAAACGTTCTTTATTAGAGATAAGCGAAATAGCAGACCTTACCGTAAAAGAACAACTGCAAACAATCAGTAATGTAAGCAGTGTAGAAATATGGGGAGAAAAACGTTTTTCCATGAGGCTTTGGCTGGACCCCGTGAAAATGGCCGGGTGCGGGATAACACCGGTAGATGTGAAGAACGCGATCGACAAAGAAAATGTAGAGCTGCCTTCGGGAAGTATAGAGGGTAATACGACCGAATTGACGATACGGACACTGGGACTCATGCATACGGCGGACGAGTTCAACAACCTTATCATAAAAGAGGACGGAAATCAGGTCATACGTTTCCGGGATATCGGACGTGCCGAAGTTGGTCCGCAAGACACTCGTAGTTATATGAAAATGAACGGTGTCCCTATGGTAGGCGTCGTTGTGATTCCGCAACCCGGAGCCAACCATATAGAAATAGCCGACGCGGTGTATGCGCGTATGGAGCAAATGCAAAAAGACCTTCCCGATGATGTTAAAACCGGCTACGGATTTGATAATACAAAATTCATCCGTGCTTCCATCAAAGAAGTAAAAGATACAGTATACGAAGCATTTATCCTCGTAATCATCATTATCTTTCTGTTCCTTCGGGATTGGCGGGTTACTCTGGTTCCCTGTATAGTAATCCCTGTCTCGCTTATCGGTTCGTTTTTCGTTATGTATCTGGCGGGGTTCTCCATCAATGTATTATCTATGCTGGCTGTTGTTCTGGCCGTAGGACTTGTGGTCGACGATGCTATCGTTATGACCGAAAATATATATATACGCATAGAAAAGGGAATGAAGCCGAAAGAAGCCGGGATAGAAGGAGCTAAAGAAATATTCTTTGCCGTAATTTCAACTTCTATTACTCTCGTTGCTGTTTTCTTCCCCATCGTATTTATGGAAGGTATGACGGGAAGACTTTTCCGTGAATTCAGTATTGTAATATCAGGAGCGGTCATTATTTCGACTTTCGCAGCTCTTACTTTCACCCCCATGCTGGCAACGAAACTTCTGGTCCGCAGGGAAAAACACAACTGGTTTTACAGGAAAACAGAGCCCTTTTTCGAAGGAATGAACCGGCATTATAAAAACTCCCTCAAATTTTTCCTCCGGCACAGAATATGGGCATTGATTTTCATCGGTTTCGTTTTAACAGCCATCGGATGGTTGTGGTTCAATATACCGGCCGAAATGGCGCCGCTGGAAGATCGTTCCTCCATTACGATTAACACAAGAGGGGCAGAAGGCATAACCTATGAATATATACGGGACTATACCGAAGACCTCAACCGGATGGTCGACTCTATGGTTCCCGAAGCCAAATCTATTACAGCCCGGGTATCCAGCGGCAGCGGAAACGTCCGTATCTTCCTGAAAGATATGAACGAAAGAGAACGCAGCCAGATGGAAATTGCCGAAGAATTATCAGGAGCCGTACGAAAAAAAACGATGGCACGCGCCTTTGTCCAGCAACAAAGCACTTTTGGAGGCAGACGAGGTTCTATGCCAATACAATACGTATTACAGGCAACTACTATAGACAAGTTACAGCAAGTCCTGCCAGTGTTCATGTCCAAGGTGAACGATAATCCGACATTCCAAATGGCAGATGTCGATCTGAAATTCAGCAAACCCGAAGCCCGAATCGAAATAAACCGGGACAAAGCAAGTATTATGGGAGTCAGTACGCGCAATATCGCTCAAACATTGCAATACGGGCTGAGCGGACAACGGATGGGATATTTCTATATGAACGGAAAACAATATGAGATACTCGGAGAAATAAACCGGCAACAACGTAATAAGCCCTCGGACCTGAAATCCATTTACGTCCGAAGCGATAATGGCGAAATGATACAACTGGATAATCTCATCAATATGAGCGAGGGCATCGCTCCACCACAGCTTTACCGGTACAACCGTTTCGTTTCGGCTACAATATCCGCAGGTCTGGCGGAAGGCAAAACCATCGGACAAGGATTGGAAGAGATGGATAAAATAGCGAAAGAAACTTTGGACGATACATTCCGGACAGCCCTCGCCGGAGATTCCAAAGAATTTCGGGAAAGCTCTTCCAGCCTCCTCTTCGCATTTATTCTGGCAATTGTCCTTATTTATCTCATACTGGCTGCTCAGTTCGAAAGCTTCAAGGATCCCCTCGTTATCATGCTCACGGTTCCTCTGGCCATTGCCGGAGCTCTCATATTTATGTACTATAACGACCAGACGATGAATATTTACAGTCAGATCGGTATTATCATGCTGATAGGGTTAGTTGCCAAAAACGGTATTCTCATTGTTGAATTTGCGAACCAGAAACAGGAAGCAGGGGAAGACAAGAAAAATGCGATATTGGATGCCTCCCAACAGTGGCTTCGTCCTATCCTTATGACGAGCGCTTCAACCGTATTAGGACTTCTTCCGCTGATATATGCGACCGGCGAAGGTGCTAACGGCCGCATGGCAATGGGTATTGCCGTAGTAGGTGGTATGCTGGTATCTACCCTGCTTACCTTATACATAGTACCAGCGATATACAGTTATATATCCACTAACCGAAAAAACAAATAA
- a CDS encoding TolC family protein — translation MKYILLFTLVCYSALTHSQTPFTLKDCLEEGLEKNYSVRIARNEGDMSKNNATIANAGYLPTLDLSAGYDGSLDNINTTPRNGDSYTDNGIYDQVFNAGLNLNWTLFDGFKISTTYEKLKELEKMGETNTRIAIEDFIAGLTSEYYSYVQEQIRLKNLRYAVSLSKERLRIVQSRYEIGSFSRLDLQQAKVDFNADSAKLLKQQELVISSRIRLNEMMACERMDYVCQVADTTIGLNLVPPVDQLWENTLKTNASLLKAEQNHTLSELDLKTVNSRNYPYLKLNSRYGYTFNKYGSGTYTQRNNWGLDVGVTIGINLFDGNRRSERKNARIAIENAKLQRDELELGLKADLSNLWQAYQNNLELLKLERDNLIAARENLDIAMERYMLGNLSGIEMREAQKSLLDAEERILSAEYDTKICEISLKQISGNILDYLQE, via the coding sequence ATGAAATATATCCTGTTATTTACTCTTGTTTGTTACTCGGCCTTGACACATTCCCAAACTCCTTTCACCCTGAAAGATTGTTTGGAAGAAGGGTTAGAAAAAAATTATTCGGTACGTATCGCCCGTAATGAAGGTGATATGAGTAAAAATAATGCCACTATAGCAAATGCGGGATATCTCCCCACTCTGGATTTATCGGCCGGATATGACGGTTCCTTAGACAATATAAATACTACGCCCCGGAATGGCGACTCTTATACGGATAATGGTATATATGACCAGGTATTCAATGCAGGATTGAATCTGAACTGGACATTATTCGACGGTTTTAAAATTTCCACGACTTACGAAAAATTAAAAGAACTGGAAAAAATGGGTGAAACTAATACCCGTATAGCGATAGAAGATTTCATTGCCGGACTTACCTCGGAATATTATAGTTATGTACAGGAACAAATACGGTTGAAGAACCTGAGATATGCAGTTTCTCTTTCTAAAGAAAGGTTACGCATCGTTCAATCGAGATATGAAATAGGTAGTTTTTCACGACTCGACCTGCAACAGGCGAAAGTAGATTTCAACGCTGATAGTGCAAAGCTTTTAAAACAACAGGAACTAGTTATATCTTCCCGTATACGGCTTAATGAAATGATGGCTTGTGAACGCATGGACTATGTATGTCAGGTAGCCGACACAACTATCGGCCTCAACCTGGTTCCTCCGGTCGATCAGCTTTGGGAAAACACACTGAAAACCAATGCGAGCTTACTGAAAGCTGAGCAGAACCATACACTGTCGGAATTGGACCTTAAGACGGTCAACTCCCGTAATTATCCGTACCTGAAATTAAACTCCCGATATGGTTACACCTTTAATAAATACGGATCGGGTACTTATACGCAACGGAATAACTGGGGACTCGACGTAGGCGTCACAATAGGTATTAATCTGTTTGACGGAAACCGCCGGTCCGAACGTAAAAATGCACGGATAGCCATTGAAAATGCGAAACTGCAAAGGGATGAACTCGAACTGGGGCTCAAAGCAGATTTGTCAAATCTATGGCAGGCGTACCAGAATAATCTGGAATTGCTCAAACTGGAACGGGACAATCTGATCGCAGCACGAGAAAATCTGGACATAGCCATGGAACGTTATATGCTCGGCAATTTGTCGGGTATAGAAATGCGAGAGGCACAAAAAAGTTTACTGGATGCAGAAGAACGCATCCTTTCGGCAGAATATGATACAAAAATTTGCGAGATATCCCTGAAACAAATCAGCGGAAATATTCTTGACTATCTGCAAGAGTAG
- a CDS encoding class I SAM-dependent methyltransferase has product MNFFDEMASRWDNICYHDPVKLRFMLSRLCMHPGDSVLDVGTGTGVMIPFLREIIGTKAPVTAVDSSTGMISVARSKFRHDEHTRFFVQDIEKDTPVQQYDHIILYSVFPHLYDKIAVISHLVKRNLKSKGALLIAHSQGRKELNGVHDNIETPVYSTPLIPVEEQRNIFRKAGLKVTEAYESDEMYYLLFRK; this is encoded by the coding sequence ATGAACTTTTTTGATGAGATGGCTTCCCGGTGGGATAATATATGTTATCATGATCCGGTTAAATTGCGTTTTATGCTCTCCCGGCTTTGTATGCATCCGGGAGATTCCGTCTTGGATGTGGGAACCGGTACCGGCGTCATGATTCCTTTTCTGAGGGAAATTATAGGAACGAAAGCTCCTGTTACGGCCGTAGACAGTTCTACCGGGATGATATCGGTTGCCCGAAGTAAATTTCGGCATGATGAACATACCCGTTTTTTCGTTCAGGACATAGAGAAGGATACCCCAGTTCAACAGTATGATCATATCATACTATATTCGGTATTTCCCCATTTATATGATAAGATAGCCGTTATCAGTCATCTGGTTAAACGGAATTTGAAAAGTAAAGGGGCATTACTCATCGCTCATTCACAGGGGCGTAAAGAATTGAATGGAGTACATGATAATATAGAAACTCCCGTATATTCCACACCTTTGATTCCGGTTGAAGAACAACGGAATATATTCCGGAAGGCCGGGTTGAAAGTTACGGAAGCTTATGAAAGCGATGAAATGTACTATTTACTTTTTCGTAAATAA
- the hypB gene encoding hydrogenase nickel incorporation protein HypB encodes MCVTCGCGSDMSHEEMHKHGIAHHHHDEVSTLEIEQDILAENNKIAMYNRGFWKAKKSWAMNLVSSPGSGKTTLLEATIQRLKGKYEMAVIEGDQQTSNDADRINRLGIQAVQINTQNGCHLDARMVRSAIETLDISDYTLLFIENVGNLVCPAMFDLGENARAVVISVTEGDDKPLKYPYMFESASICVINKVDLLPYVDCDLKRLKENARKVNHHLSFFEVSATKGTGMDEWCTFLEKQIRTGEEK; translated from the coding sequence ATGTGTGTAACTTGCGGATGTGGTTCCGATATGAGCCATGAAGAAATGCATAAGCATGGAATTGCCCATCATCATCACGATGAAGTCTCTACGCTGGAAATAGAACAAGATATTTTAGCGGAGAATAATAAAATAGCCATGTATAACCGGGGATTTTGGAAGGCAAAGAAAAGTTGGGCCATGAACCTGGTAAGTTCTCCCGGCTCAGGAAAGACGACTCTGCTGGAAGCTACGATACAACGGTTAAAAGGAAAATATGAGATGGCGGTGATTGAGGGAGACCAGCAAACCTCGAATGATGCCGACCGTATAAACCGTCTGGGAATTCAGGCTGTACAGATTAATACCCAAAACGGCTGTCATCTGGATGCACGCATGGTACGCAGTGCCATAGAGACGCTTGATATATCCGATTATACATTGCTCTTTATTGAAAATGTAGGAAACCTGGTATGTCCTGCGATGTTCGATCTGGGGGAGAATGCCAGAGCAGTAGTTATCAGTGTGACCGAGGGGGACGATAAACCTCTTAAATATCCTTATATGTTCGAAAGCGCTTCTATATGTGTAATTAATAAAGTCGATTTATTACCTTATGTCGATTGTGATTTGAAGCGTCTTAAAGAAAATGCCCGGAAGGTAAATCATCATTTGAGTTTCTTTGAAGTTTCGGCAACAAAGGGAACCGGAATGGATGAATGGTGTACATTTCTGGAAAAACAAATAAGAACAGGAGAGGAAAAATGA
- the hypA gene encoding hydrogenase maturation nickel metallochaperone HypA has protein sequence MHELSLAMSIVDLVEREAAKAQASKIRSLELEIGSLAGIEIDSLLTSLQMVMERTALQDVRVDISRVKPKATCEQCGSVFEPRSLYTPCPVCGSYESFLVNGREFRLKSIEIENMENEQL, from the coding sequence ATGCATGAATTATCATTAGCTATGAGCATTGTCGATCTGGTGGAACGCGAAGCGGCTAAAGCCCAGGCTTCCAAAATTCGAAGCCTGGAACTGGAAATCGGGAGCCTTGCCGGGATAGAGATAGATTCTTTATTGACTTCATTGCAAATGGTAATGGAACGTACAGCCTTACAGGATGTCCGGGTCGATATTTCCCGGGTAAAACCGAAAGCTACTTGTGAACAATGTGGGTCGGTATTCGAACCGCGAAGTTTATATACTCCTTGTCCCGTATGCGGAAGTTACGAGTCCTTTCTGGTTAATGGGCGGGAATTCAGGCTGAAGTCTATCGAGATCGAAAATATGGAAAACGAACAATTATAA
- the hypF gene encoding carbamoyltransferase HypF, with amino-acid sequence MTVQYHIHIRGLVQGVGFRPYIYRLASKVGARGYVDNCNDGVFVLLQADEEQKESFLRMLDSLKPKVSSIESVEITEQNIRDRYEDFFIAPSFSEGNDITRVSPDIAVCEKCLEDRNMQPHRYGYPFINCTHCGPRFSIIRDLPYDRSKTTMDVFEMCPQCESEYKRVSDRRFHAQPVACNHCGPCYTLLDRKERMKHNYPDIVADLIDCLLYGGIIAIKGTGGYNLLCNAKDSKAVSRLRILKGRYAKPFAVMFRDTDAIRRYMHLSVVEEQSVTSWRRPIVLLREQLKLNKSLNEGLHTLGVMLPNIPVHYDLFSTGELEALVVTSANRGGDPMLISDELAKQELMQEVDRIVSYNREIYNRVDDSIIRKVAGEMRLIRRARGFTPEPVNNDENTEGIFAAGAHIISTFSLGKGEQIISSQYIGSLESKTNRVFYEESAQHLFRLFRFRPRLVVCDMHPGYYSSAFAEGYARQHNIPLLKVQHHHAHAVAVMSEYHLFGDVLALCLDGTGYGEDGNIWGGELFRCSRESYERLCHLPYLPLPGGDAAIKEPWRMAVSLLYTLFGKEAPYPADFKKRIGDRKIMLVERMIERSVNSPLSSGMGRVFDAVASLLGVTDINYYQAEAPLRLEHLAADDVNFHYPLNPENSLDFKPVMTALLEDYRKGVERRVISAAFHRTIAAMWLRMIRKASETEKLKTIVLSGGVMQNNILSSRLVHLLKKDGFRVYLPSKLPCNDAAVSVGQLACAAALYHS; translated from the coding sequence ATGACAGTACAATATCACATTCATATTCGCGGATTGGTGCAAGGTGTAGGGTTCCGTCCTTATATTTATCGTTTAGCATCGAAAGTGGGGGCTCGCGGGTATGTAGATAACTGCAATGACGGCGTATTTGTTCTCTTGCAAGCCGATGAAGAGCAGAAAGAGTCATTTCTTCGTATGCTGGATTCCCTGAAACCGAAAGTGTCTTCTATAGAGTCTGTTGAAATAACGGAACAAAACATCAGAGACCGGTATGAAGATTTTTTTATAGCACCCAGTTTTAGTGAAGGAAATGATATAACTCGTGTGAGTCCCGATATCGCTGTTTGCGAAAAATGTCTGGAAGACAGGAATATGCAACCTCACAGATATGGTTATCCGTTTATTAATTGTACACATTGTGGTCCTCGTTTTTCTATTATTCGTGATTTGCCTTATGACCGGTCTAAAACGACAATGGATGTATTCGAAATGTGTCCTCAGTGCGAATCGGAATACAAAAGAGTTTCCGACAGACGTTTTCATGCCCAGCCTGTGGCCTGTAACCATTGCGGGCCCTGTTATACCTTGCTGGACAGAAAAGAACGTATGAAACATAATTATCCTGATATAGTGGCCGATCTTATAGATTGTCTTCTTTATGGAGGTATCATAGCAATCAAAGGAACGGGAGGGTATAATTTATTGTGTAATGCGAAAGACAGTAAAGCCGTTTCGCGTTTACGTATACTGAAAGGAAGATATGCCAAACCGTTTGCGGTTATGTTCAGAGATACGGATGCTATTCGCAGATATATGCATTTGTCTGTCGTTGAGGAACAGTCCGTCACTTCCTGGAGACGACCTATTGTATTGCTCAGGGAACAATTGAAATTGAATAAGTCCTTAAATGAAGGATTGCATACTTTAGGAGTTATGTTACCTAATATACCGGTTCATTATGACTTGTTTTCTACGGGAGAATTGGAAGCCCTTGTCGTTACCAGTGCCAATAGGGGAGGAGATCCGATGCTCATCTCTGACGAACTGGCAAAGCAAGAGTTGATGCAGGAAGTTGACAGGATCGTGTCATATAACCGTGAAATATATAACCGGGTAGATGATTCTATTATTCGTAAAGTCGCGGGAGAAATGAGACTGATACGCAGAGCGAGGGGGTTTACTCCCGAACCGGTGAATAATGATGAAAATACCGAAGGAATTTTTGCTGCCGGTGCACATATCATTTCAACCTTTTCTTTAGGTAAAGGAGAACAGATCATTTCCAGCCAGTACATCGGTTCGCTCGAGAGCAAAACCAACCGTGTTTTCTATGAAGAATCTGCACAACATCTGTTCCGGTTATTTCGGTTCCGTCCCCGTCTTGTCGTATGTGATATGCATCCGGGTTATTATTCTTCTGCTTTTGCGGAGGGGTATGCCCGGCAACACAATATTCCGTTGTTGAAAGTCCAGCACCATCATGCACATGCTGTAGCTGTTATGTCGGAGTATCATTTGTTCGGGGATGTACTGGCCCTTTGTCTGGATGGGACCGGTTATGGAGAAGACGGTAATATATGGGGTGGAGAATTGTTTCGTTGTTCTCGTGAAAGCTATGAGCGTTTGTGTCATTTGCCTTATTTGCCTTTGCCCGGAGGAGATGCAGCAATTAAAGAACCCTGGCGTATGGCAGTTTCTCTTTTATATACATTATTTGGAAAAGAAGCTCCCTATCCGGCTGATTTTAAGAAACGGATCGGAGACCGTAAAATAATGCTGGTCGAGAGGATGATTGAACGTTCGGTCAATAGTCCTTTATCTTCGGGAATGGGCCGTGTGTTCGATGCGGTCGCATCTTTACTGGGAGTTACGGATATAAATTATTATCAGGCCGAAGCCCCTTTGCGTCTGGAACATCTGGCGGCAGACGATGTGAATTTCCATTACCCCTTGAACCCCGAAAACTCGTTGGATTTCAAACCGGTAATGACAGCGTTGCTCGAAGATTATCGGAAAGGAGTAGAAAGGAGGGTCATATCTGCAGCCTTTCACCGGACAATAGCGGCTATGTGGCTGCGGATGATTCGGAAAGCATCAGAAACAGAAAAATTAAAAACGATAGTTCTTTCAGGGGGTGTTATGCAAAATAATATTTTGAGTTCCCGACTGGTACATTTGTTAAAAAAAGACGGCTTTAGAGTTTATCTTCCTTCTAAACTTCCTTGTAACGATGCTGCAGTGTCGGTAGGACAGTTAGCTTGTGCAGCTGCTTTATATCATTCATAA
- a CDS encoding HypC/HybG/HupF family hydrogenase formation chaperone — protein MCLAIPGKIISIDTAHELKMATVNFHGVSKEICIEWIDAGIGDYILAHAGVALTTLDEAEATATLQDFNALAKYNETNHYEQNQ, from the coding sequence ATGTGCTTGGCAATTCCCGGAAAAATTATATCTATAGATACGGCCCACGAATTAAAAATGGCGACCGTCAATTTTCACGGAGTAAGTAAGGAGATATGTATAGAATGGATCGATGCCGGTATAGGAGATTATATTCTCGCTCATGCAGGGGTCGCTCTCACTACTTTGGACGAAGCAGAAGCGACAGCGACTTTGCAGGATTTTAATGCTCTGGCAAAATATAATGAAACGAATCACTATGAGCAGAACCAATGA
- the hypD gene encoding hydrogenase formation protein HypD: MSRTNEFKDASRMRTLLSAIHRITTKKWRIMEVCGGQTYALSRYRIEELLPEKITMLHGPGCPVCVTPAIMIDRALELASRPEVIFCTFGDMMRVPGSRKDLIQVKAEGGDVRMIYSPLDTLKIATDNPKKEVIFFAIGFETTTPIYALLIQQAQKRGIKNFSLLTAIYTIPAAIDLIAGDTDSRVNGLLAAGHVCAVTGTAKYKEIAARHKLPITVTGFEPVDLLYGIYKTIKQLEEETCRVENGYSRVVSEKGNPKAWEAVQQFFKPYDSSWRGLGEIPGSGLILRPEYEHYNAEKRFIFTESAPIEKQICRAGKIMRGLMTPKQCPAFGKLCTPDHPEGAPMVSSEGVCSAYYRYNH, from the coding sequence ATGAGCAGAACCAATGAATTTAAAGATGCATCCCGAATGCGAACCTTATTATCTGCAATCCATCGCATTACTACAAAAAAATGGCGCATCATGGAAGTTTGCGGAGGACAAACGTATGCCTTATCACGTTACCGCATCGAAGAATTACTGCCTGAAAAGATAACGATGTTACACGGCCCCGGATGCCCCGTCTGCGTTACTCCGGCTATCATGATCGACCGGGCACTGGAACTGGCATCACGGCCCGAAGTTATTTTCTGTACCTTCGGTGATATGATGCGTGTACCGGGAAGTCGCAAAGATCTCATACAGGTAAAAGCAGAAGGCGGTGACGTAAGAATGATATATTCACCTTTGGACACTTTAAAAATTGCTACTGATAACCCGAAAAAAGAGGTGATATTTTTCGCAATCGGTTTTGAAACGACAACGCCTATATACGCCCTACTTATACAACAAGCCCAAAAACGGGGCATTAAAAACTTTTCTTTGTTGACCGCTATCTATACGATACCGGCGGCTATAGACCTGATAGCCGGAGATACCGACAGCCGTGTGAACGGCCTTTTAGCCGCCGGGCATGTATGTGCCGTAACTGGTACGGCAAAATATAAAGAAATAGCGGCACGGCACAAATTGCCGATAACCGTCACCGGTTTCGAACCGGTAGACTTGTTATATGGCATATACAAAACAATAAAACAACTGGAAGAAGAAACGTGCCGGGTAGAGAACGGATACAGCAGGGTCGTATCGGAAAAAGGAAATCCCAAAGCCTGGGAAGCCGTTCAACAATTTTTCAAGCCTTACGATTCTTCCTGGAGGGGATTAGGAGAAATACCCGGAAGCGGATTAATACTCCGTCCCGAATATGAACATTATAATGCGGAAAAACGTTTTATTTTCACTGAAAGTGCACCCATTGAGAAGCAAATCTGTCGTGCCGGAAAAATTATGCGCGGCCTGATGACACCGAAGCAATGCCCGGCTTTCGGAAAGCTCTGTACCCCCGATCATCCGGAGGGTGCTCCGATGGTTTCTTCGGAGGGCGTATGCTCAGCTTATTATCGCTATAATCATTAA
- the hypE gene encoding hydrogenase expression/formation protein HypE, whose amino-acid sequence MKTTQCPVPHKYDHIVMAHGGGGRLTQQLIEEVFHPAFSNPLLDQYHDGAIIDLPLRHIAYTTDSFVVNPIFFPGGDIGDLAVNGTVNDLLSCGATPCYLSAGFIIEEGLPISELKIIVESMKEAAQAAGVSIVTGDTKVVERGKCDKIYINTSGIGIIPAGIDISLKRIKKGDAIILTGGIGNHGVCILSTRENLGFETIIKSDTAALTTMITNLLASIPDIHIMRDPTRGGLSSTLNEIAEGANITIEIEEDKLPVSEEVAAACNLLGLDPLYVANEGTMLIFVPEEQAEDALRLIRRDKHGKQAAIIGHVTDDKESDVYLKMPLGQTRKLDMLSGEQLPRIC is encoded by the coding sequence ATGAAAACGACACAATGTCCAGTACCACATAAATATGATCATATAGTCATGGCCCACGGAGGAGGAGGAAGACTTACCCAACAACTGATAGAAGAGGTCTTTCACCCGGCATTTTCCAATCCGTTACTCGATCAGTACCATGACGGGGCAATCATCGACCTTCCGTTACGACACATCGCATATACGACTGATTCTTTCGTCGTGAACCCTATTTTCTTCCCGGGGGGCGACATAGGTGATCTCGCCGTGAACGGAACCGTAAACGATTTACTGAGTTGCGGAGCCACCCCCTGTTATCTGTCAGCAGGCTTCATCATCGAAGAGGGATTACCTATCTCGGAATTAAAGATAATCGTGGAAAGCATGAAAGAAGCAGCACAAGCGGCCGGAGTCAGTATCGTAACCGGAGATACGAAGGTGGTAGAACGGGGAAAATGTGACAAGATATATATAAACACAAGCGGAATAGGTATAATTCCGGCCGGAATAGATATTTCTCTGAAACGTATAAAAAAAGGTGATGCCATCATCCTTACCGGAGGCATAGGTAATCACGGAGTATGCATACTTTCCACACGGGAAAACCTAGGATTCGAAACCATTATAAAAAGCGATACCGCCGCCCTTACTACGATGATAACGAATCTGCTGGCAAGTATACCCGATATCCATATCATGCGTGATCCTACACGAGGAGGCCTGTCCAGTACACTGAACGAGATCGCGGAAGGGGCTAATATCACCATAGAAATAGAAGAAGACAAACTACCTGTCAGCGAAGAGGTAGCAGCCGCCTGCAATTTATTGGGATTAGACCCCTTATATGTAGCAAACGAGGGAACCATGCTGATATTCGTACCTGAAGAACAGGCCGAAGATGCCCTCCGGCTGATCCGCCGGGATAAACACGGGAAACAGGCCGCTATCATTGGCCATGTAACAGATGATAAGGAAAGCGATGTTTATCTGAAAATGCCTCTGGGACAAACCAGAAAACTGGACATGCTCAGCGGAGAACAATTGCCACGAATTTGTTGA